A window of the Linepithema humile isolate Giens D197 chromosome 4, Lhum_UNIL_v1.0, whole genome shotgun sequence genome harbors these coding sequences:
- the mask gene encoding ankyrin repeat domain-containing protein 17 isoform X3 — protein sequence MDESVECFAIDPVELDEDHTESSKFLLTPEDPERSVDPETQARLEALLEAAGIGKLSSGDGKHLADHEVLRRLTSSVSCALDEAAAALTRMRNDNPRTPNEKRSLVEACTDGDVGTVRKLLTEGRSVHETTEEGESLLSLACSAGYLELAQVLLAMNANVEDRGIKGDCTPLMEAASAGHVDIVSLLIAHGADVNAQSTSGNTPLMYGCAGGHEDVVRVLLEAGANVEDHNENGHTPLMEAASAGHVKVAKILLEHGAGINTHSNEFKESALTLACYKGHLEMVRFLLEAGADQEHKTDEMHTALMEASMDGHVEVARLLLDSGAQVNMPTDSFESPLTLAACGGHVDLAMLLIERGANIEEVNDEGYTPLMEAAREGHEEMVALLLSQGANINAQTEETQETALTLACCGGFLEVADFLIKAGADIELGASTPLMEAAQEGHLDLVRYLLESAADVHAQTQTGDTALTYACENGHTDVADLLLQYGADLEHESEGGRTPLMKACRAGHLCTVQFLISKSANVNRQTTNNDHTPLSLACAGGHLTVVELLLAQSANPFHKLKDNSTMLIEAAKGGHTAVVQLLLDYPHSIMMSAPHHNATAAPAPMLLPQQQPPQQQQQQQQQQQQQQQQQHPSQQQPSQQQQEQHVSHQQHVPHPQTSTQPQQHPQQHPQQQQQQQTAEQQQAQNLPKHNTQKSLLRKNRSVTMMPDMSLTSAEAQQVRSQPAGESAVITKDDTNILDKGSGGFTSLSDPNISLSPTPAASTQGVNVTESRKNTRQEQILHKQQILEELQRVERELQIKGAGHLFSGPRNSIINQPQQQQQQDPSETEALLPSMLNIDLPAQSATSPHGLVCTTGMSGGSLTYQGTSEVALACSAYLDGKIMGMQAAQFQKTLSVAPTATETFPTNTFPSSPPLSLAPLPATTATTVSLITASSSTTTPSPPSISTPPAVPLTVHQSTITASSDVSQNTAISDRPKAKPVSKKEGKNVRKAASGMAMAKLQQTQATIMAGLQQQYQQKQRQHTYQVQQVHQLQQLNQQLQLQLDQVQIQQQSQQPQSQPQQPQQQAVVGNNASSILMPTQIMSHLHPTHHHLHSQQTAQENLSEQADPEITRKYRESACAFFTGAQKSKTFSTNERMLKLEDGTDIPFDDAFELFRSINFDEAVDATEDQEKLELKRLDVSSTKEQPQQQQPQQQQQQQQQQQPPQQQPQPQQQHLQQSTQIVQQSGSPHASQEYFPGLVPSVSLPTLPSLQVTSAGVQIEADISAGLQLTSTQSLQSPVLKNHIRAFEEGFRQGSRHFRECMQHISSDTFQPQLLLQSSQITFPTQTLPTVSGATGIIDSIPHQSSGYAQSTTCSTNQVQVATQTQAPATTTAANVTATDKKQVYTAPTTGKGKKARYPLLAQQQSCQQQQTASAQQTPNFPAQNYQLDPAGVPTVGGYATNQVPPAPFSCMDVDSETDSNHDTALTLACAGGHEDLVELLLSRGADIEHRDKKGFTPLILAATAGHQKVVEILLNHGADIEAQSERTKDTPLSLACSGGRYEVVELLLNRGANKEHRNVSDYTPLSLAASGGYVNIIKLLLSHGAEINSRTGSKLGISPLMLAAMNGHTAAVKLLLDMGSDINAQIETNRNTALTLACFQGRHEVVSLLLDRKANVEHRAKTGLTPLMEAASGGYVEVGRVLLTKGADVNATPVPSSRDTALTIAADKGHCRFVELLLSRGTQVEVKNKKGNSPLWLAANGGHLNVVDLLYHATADIDSQDNRKVSCLMAAFRKGHIKVVKWMVNHVTQFPSDQEMNRYVQTINDKDLLDKCQDCIKVIRAAKETQAAKAYKNASILLEELDMEKNREESKKAAAARKRERKKKKKLEKKEEKRKLHQAYHKKNETGFEDKEENGKKSGDEECDRADDSEHEGGDERMESVPSPVNRSPEDPDREEGDSGIDANSQGSCSSNDVKAREKKKDKKKKKSNSPTNNEKDTSPQRSPKTLIAQNTNLSQNTTASNKSQSNTSEKRIITNVTSAVSVSTTSVTTTRTSTTVNSDRKLKGQLVFESSRHPAEREDFEATGNETYIAGKGKKSYNNQYDGDSLNTSAKASNTSPKQSGKREEGWKEVVRKGQSDDSGRFMNSPYRSKKVAVPPNAISRVIGRGGSNINAIRIATGAHIEVEKQSKSQGERIITIKGSSDATKQAHSFISQLIKDPDVDVGQMISKSKSVVTTSSWDKSVSTVASSKSRIGSVNKAPNLASSTTNNQINKSGYSSNVSTVSQLVPLRSSSTIKIAGAFSTSLPRATAPRLVAAAEKRAQAVAAQMASSSNTKTTMSYTSAIMTAGRAGTKIVTTSTTQTFAAKLSEITASTHSSTTVIQSTHSASMNKQPKPVAQAATVTVMSATPAATAHMTNQQQQQQQSVVTISPKHCRPLPNLSAQPTMASHYSGKSTYPLGTSTISSSSSTSTVAVTNCSESSAVSTSAMSVRVTPSPPVVVSQHTLLPPSQQQQQQQSVQQQQSQQVRSATPVVIQEHQQQQQQQQQQQQQQQQQQQQQQQQQAQQQQQQQQQSQQPATTLEYSLFNDTFTKVTQQSVWGARDTETQKGMNFATVAGGGVSSNSGSGSSTAKFDSSPPQVDASKAPGYRGTTMCSPVSSKPGATSNASTNVIGSVVSCSVHNNPMQPAQYQSSTSYNEHPLPNKPPGSLAVARPVIPQQNIDMGTGMAAQYNRPAVFQGDLTSRNATPHQQAPHVISSTSQPALDVGLFKANSGGGYEHPNVNSSLLKMVPNENQGGNTAHPLLPYHPHMQSFAQTAPSASVTTVSMSRLNPRAPDFSSSLHLSNKPQVTMFNPAAAAAAAAGSAGLHPANMFAATVQAPPPSAIQSNNLAMLGNFPLGKYQPPTRAAPAAANAGISTAGQTARWPFAAPAPHSNYPPHQDQMMSQISFSNHLANIGGQPGGIDLITSLENGGSPAISPSSPAQVAQEMNQLKMEDRKVPRPIGTERATWKNYSAAGMGPGGDADNIGVGGSWMINNEKMGWSNCSLTPGIDRHQMFRSNPTYNQRMSNVDPEIHQIMESTFQGHVDTQQPFPANGNAATLSLIPGLALLPGQYGTPGLAEIPPNEPNKIDPPAWTMSDPVQDKHNPAWNKWTH from the exons ATGGATGAGAgt GTGGAGTGTTTTGCGATAGATCCAGTTGAATTGGACGAAGATCATACCGAGTCGTCAAAATTTCTATTGACACCTGAAGACCCTGAACGTTCCGTGGATCCTGAAACTCAAGCGCGACTAGAGGCACTTCTCGAAGCGGCCGGAATAGGGAAATTGTCATCGGGTGATGGGAAACATCTAGCAGACCACGAGGTGCTGCGTAGGTTAACATCCAGTGTTTCTTGTGCTTTGGACGAAGCTGCGGCAGCATTAACACGTATGCGTAACGACAATCCACGTACGCCGAACGAAAAGCGCTCTCTCGTCGAGGCGTGCACCGACGGAGACGTCGGCACCGTTCGGAAATTGTTGACGGAGGGTCGGAGTGTACACGAAACTACCGAGGAGGGAGAGAGTTTGCTCTCTCTGGCTTGCTCAGCTGGTTACTTGGAACTTGCTCAG GTTCTATTAGCAATGAATGCTAATGTAGAAGATCGTGGTATCAAAGGGGATTGCACCCCTTTGATGGAAGCCGCCAGTGCAGGACACGTAGATATTGTGAGCTTGCTAATTGCTCACGGAGCAGATGTCAATGCTCAATCTACTTCAG GTAACACTCCTCTTATGTATGGATGTGCTGGCGGACATGAAGATGTTGTGCGTGTCTTATTAGAAGCAGGGGCCAATGTTGAAGATCACAATGAGAATGGTCATACACCTCTGATGGAAGCAGCAAGTGCCGGACATGTTAAAGTAGCGAAGATTTTGCTTGAACACGGCGCCGGCATTAATACGCATTCCAATGAATTTAAGGAATCTGCATTAACGCTGGCCTGTTACAAAGGGCATTTAGAGATGGTTCGTTTCCTGCTGGAAGCTGGTGCAGATCAG gagCACAAAACTGATGAAATGCATACAGCTCTTATGGAAGCCTCTATGGATGGTCATGTTGAAGTTGCCCGTTTACTCTTGGATTCGGGCGCTCAAGTGAACATGCCAACTGATAGCTTTGAATCTCCATTAACATTGGCTGCGTGTGGCGGTCACGTTGATTTAGCTATGCTTTTAATTGAGCGTGGCGCCAATATAGAAGAAGTCAACGATGAGGGTTATACACCATTGATGGAAGCAGCACGTGAAGGACATGAAGAAATGGTTGCTTTGTTGTTGAGCCAAG GTGCAAACATCAATGCCCAAACTGAGGAGACTCAGGAAACTGCGTTAACCTTGGCTTGTTGTGGCGGGTTTTTGGAAGTTGCCGATTTTTTAATCAAGGCGGGAGCAGATATTGAATTGGGTGCATCGACTCCGCTCATGGAAGCTGCTCAGGAGGGTCATCTCGATCTCGTTCGGTATTTACTGGAATCTGCTGCAGATGTTCACGCTCAAACGCAAACTGGAGATACGGCACTTACGTATGCCTGTGAAAATGGTCATACTGACGTGGCGGATCTTTTGTTGCAATACGGCGCTGACTTG GAACATGAATCGGAAGGAGGCAGAACTCCTTTGATGAAAGCTTGCAGAGCGGGTCATTTGTGCACagttcaatttcttatatcgAAAAGTGCAAATGTTAATCGACAAACGACGAACAACGATCACACGCCTCTCTCTCTAGCTTGTGCCGGTGGTCATCTCACGGTAGTGGAATTGCTTCTTGCTCAGTCTGCTAATCCGTTTCATAAACTGAAG GATAATTCCACAATGCTGATAGAGGCTGCAAAAGGTGGTCACACCGCTGTTGTTCAACTTTTATTGGATTATCCTCATAGCATTATGATGAGTGCGCCTCATCATAATGCTACTGCTGCACCTGCGCCCATGTTATTACCGCAACAGCAGCCTccacaacaacaacaacaacagcagcagcagcagcagcagcagcagcagcagcagcatccGTCTCAACAGCAGCCGTCTCAACAGCAGCAGGAGCAGCATGTAAGTCATCAGCAACACGTACCTCATCCTCAAACGTCAACACAGCCGCAACAACATCCACAGCAGCATccacaacagcagcagcagcagcaaacAGCAGAGCAACAGCAAGCTCAAAATCTACCCAAGCACAATACACAAAAGTCATTATTAAGGAAGAATCGGTCAGTGACCATGATGCCCGATATGAGCCTTACTTCCGCCGAAGCGCAGCAAGTTCGTTCGCAGCCCGCAGGAGAATCAGCTGTAATCACCAAGGACGATACCAATATCCTCGACAAGGGCAGCGGGGGATTCACGAGTTTGTCCGACCCTAACATTAGCCTTAGCCCGACGCCAGCAGCGTCAACGCAAGGGGTAAATGTTACCGAAAGTCGGAAAAATACTAGACAAGAGCAAATTCTTCATAAGCAACAAATACTTGAGGAATTACAA AGGGTAGAGCgagaattacaaattaaaggCGCAGGACATTTATTTTCTGGCCCACGAAATTCCATTATTAATCAACCtcaacagcaacagcagcaagaTCCTAGTGAAACAGAGGCATTATTACCAAGTATGTTAAACATCGACTTACCAGCACAATCAGCAACCTCCCCTCATG GATTGGTTTGCACGACCGGAATGTCCGGTGGCTCGTTGACATACCAAGGGACTAGCGAAGTGGCGTTGGCCTGCAGCGCTTATCTCGACGGTAAGATAATGGGGATGCAAGCAGCGCAGTTCCAGAAGACGCTTTCCGTGGCTCCAACCGCGACGGAGACCTTCCCCACGAATACATTTCCCTCCTCGCCACCGCTGTCTCTTGCGCCGTTGCCTGCTACAACCGCCACTACCGTTTCATTGATTACCGCTAGTTCGTCGACGACTACGCCAAGTCCGCCGAGTATCTCCACTCCTCCGGCAGTTCCTTTAACTGTTCATCAATCCACCATTACTGCGAGTAGCGATGTCAGTCAGAACACTGCAATAAGCGACCGTCCGAAGGCTAAACCCGTGTCCAAAAAGGAAGGGAAGAACGTTCGGAAGGCCGCGTCCGGTATGGCGATGGCGAAATTACAGCAAACTCAAGCGACCATAATGGCTGGCTTGCAGCAACAATATCAGCAGAAGCAGCGTCAACATACCTACCAGGTGCAACAAGTTCACCAGCTGCAGCAACTAAATCAGCAATTGCAACTTCAATTGGATCAAGTACAG ATACAGCAGCAATCGCAGCAGCCGCAGTCGCAACCGCAACAACCTCAGCAGCAAGCCGTGGTCGGTAATAACGCGAGCAGTATACTCATGCCCACTCAAATAATGTCACATTTGCATCCAACGCATCATCATTTGCATAGCCAG CAAACCGCGCAAGAGAATCTTTCCGAGCAGGCGGATCCCGAAATAACGCGAAAGTACAGAGAAAGTGCTTGTGCATTTTTTACGGGAGCTCAGAAATCGAAAACCTTCTCTACCAATGAAAGAATGCTGAAATTGGAAGACGGCACGGATATTCCTTTCGATGATGCGTTTGAACTTTTTCGCTCCATCAATTTCGATGAGGCTGTCGATG caaCAGAAGATCAAGAAAAACTCGAATTGAAGAGACTAGATGTATCGAGCACTAAAGAACAGCCGCAACAACAGCagccgcagcagcagcagcagcagcagcagcagcagcagccgccACAGCAGCAGCCACAGCCGCAGCAGCAGCATTTACAACAATCTACGCAAATAGTTCAACAAAGCGGAAGTCCGCATGCGTCCCAAGAATATTTCCCTGGTCTCGTACCGTCGGTTTCTTTACCGACGTTACCATCGTTGCAAGTGACAAGTGCCGGCGTGCAGATCGAAGCAGACATATCAGCGGGTTTGCAATTGACGAGTACGCAGTCCTTGCAGAGCCCGGTATTGAAGAATCATATCCGGGCCTTTGAGGAAGGCTTCCGCCAAGGCAGCAGACACTTTCGCGAATGCATGCAGCATATTAGCAGCGACACCTTCCAACCCCAACTGCTGCTTCAATCATCTCAAATAA CCTTTCCCACGCAAACGTTACCAACTGTGAGCGGAGCGACGGGAATAATAGATAGTATACCTCATCAGTCGAGCGGTTATGCACAATCCACGACTTGCAGCACCAATCAAGTTCAAGTAGCCACGCAGACTCAAGCACCGGCTACAACGACCGCCGCGAATGTCACGGCCACTGATAAGAAGCAAGTATACACTGCTCCGACGACCGGCAAAGGCAAAAAGGCTAGATATCCTCTTTTGGCTCAGCAACAATCTTGTCAGCAACAGCAGACTGCCAGTGCTCAGCAGACTCCCAATTTTCCCGCGCAGAATTATCAGCTGGACCCAGCAG GTGTTCCAACTGTTGGAGGATATGCGACGAATCAAGTTCCGCCCGCTCCGTTCTCGTGTATGGATGTGGATTCCGAAACTGACAGCAATCACGACACCGCGCTAACTCTGGCTTGCGCGGGAGGACACGAAGATCTTGTCGAGCTTCTTCTGAGTCGCGGGGCAGATATAG AGCACAGAGACAAGAAGGGATTCACTCCGCTCATCTTGGCGGCAACGGCTGGGCATCAGAAAGTAGTCGAGATTCTACTCAATCACGGAGCTGACATTGAGGCGCAATCTGAACGCACCAAGGACACGCCGTTGTCCCTTGCATGCAGCGGAGGAAGATACGAAGTAGTTGAACTACTGCTCAATCGTGGCGCGAATAAAGAGCACCGAAATGTTTCGGATTATACGCCGTTAAGTCTTGCGGCGTCAGGTGGTTACGTGAACATAATAAAACTTCTACTTAGCCACGGCGCCGAAATTAATTCTCGTACTGGTTCAAAATTGGGTATATCGCCTCTCATGCTTGCAGCTATGAATGGTCATACGG CGGCAGTTAAATTACTTTTGGACATGGGCAGTGACATTAACGCGCAAATAGAGACTAACCGCAACACAGCGTTGACGCTTGCATGCTTCCAAGGAAGACACGAGGTTGTCAGCCTTCTTCTCGATCGAAAAGCCAATGTCGAACATCGTGCCAAG ACTGGTCTGACACCACTGATGGAAGCAGCGAGCGGAGGTTACGTTGAAGTTGGCCGTGTGTTGCTTACTAAAGGTGCGGATGTCAACGCAACGCCCGTCCCATCGTCTCGTGATACTGCCCTCACTATCGCCGCTGATAAAGGACACTGCCGTTTCGTAGAACTCTTACTATCAAG GGGAACTCAAgttgaagtaaaaaataaaaaagggaACAGCCCGCTGTGGTTAGCTGCAAATGGTGGGCATCTTAATGTGGTGGATTTGTTGTATCATGCAACTGCTGACATTGACTCGCAGGATAACCGCAAG GTTTCTTGTCTGATGGCTGCGTTTCGAAAGGGTCATATTAAAGTTGTCAAGTGGATGGTGAATCACGTAACGCAATTCCCAAGTGACCAGGAAATGAATAGATACGTACAGACCATTAATGACAAGGACCTTCTGGATAAATGTCAGGATTGCATAAAAGTTATTAGAGCAGCTAAGGAAACGCAAGCTGCTAAAGCATACAAGAACGCTAGCATACTATTGGAGGAACTAGATATGGAGAAAAACAGGGAGGAATCGAAGAAAGCGGCGGCCGCGCGCAAacgagagaggaagaaaaagaagaagctCGAGAAGAAGGAGGAGAAACGCAAACTCCACCAAGCGTATCACAAGAAAAACGAGACGGGTTTCGAAGATAAGGAAGAGAACGGAAAGAAATCGGGGGATGAGGAATGCGATCGGGCAGACGATAGCGAGCATGAAGGTGGCGATGAAAGAATGGAGAGCGTGCCGTCGCCTGTCAACAGAAGCCCGGAGGACCCGGATAGAGAAGAAGGCGATAGCGGTATAGACGCAAACAGTCAGGGCAGCTGTAGTAGCAACGACGTGAAGGCacgtgaaaagaaaaaggataaaaagaagaagaagagcaaTAGTCCTACCAACAATGAGAAGGACACGTCTCCCCAGCGTTCACCCAAGACCCTTATTGCACAGAACACTAATCTGTCTCAAAACACAACAGCGTCGAATAAATCTCAAAGTAACACTTCAGAAAA GCGTATTATAACCAACGTTACCAGTGCAGTATCTGTGTCCACAACTTCGGTCACGACTACCAGAACATCCACCACCGTCAATTCCGATCGAAAGCTGAAAGGTCAATTGGTATTCGAATCGTCCAGGCATCCAGCAGAGAGGGAAGATTTTGAAGCAACTGGTAATGAGACTTACATTGCTGGCAAGGGAAAGAAGTCTTACAATAATCAGTACGATGGGGATTCTCTGAACACGTCGGCGAAAGCGAGTAACACCAGCCCTAAGCAAAGCGGAAAGCGTGAGGAGGGTTGGAAGGAAGTTGTGCGAAA GGGACAATCGGATGATTCCGGAAGGTTTATGAATTCCCCGTATCGCTCGAAAAAGGTTGCTGTTCCACCGAACGCCATCAGTCGGGTAATAGGAAGGGGTGGTAGTAATATAAATGCCATTCGCATCGCAACGGGTGCGCACATTGAGGTGGAAAAACAAAGTAAATCCCAAGGGGAgagaataattacaataaa AGGGTCTAGCGACGCTACAAAGCAAGCTCACTCTTTTATAtcgcaattaattaaagatcCAGATGTGGATGTCGGGCAAATGATTTCAAAGTCCAAGAGCGTCGTGACAACCTCATCGTGGGACAAATCTGTCTCTACCGTTGCC TCGAGCAAGTCGAGGATTGGTTCTGTAAATAAAGCGCCTAATTTGGCGTCTAGTACAACCAATAACCAAATCAATAAATCGGGATATTCTTCAAACGTATCCACAGTAAGTCAGTTGGTTCCTCTACGTTCATCGTCtactattaaaattgctgGTGCTTTCTCTACATCTTTACCGCGTGCGACAGCGCCGAGGCTTGTGGCTGCAG CAGAGAAACGTGCACAAGCAGTTGCCGCCCAGATGGCTTCCTCGTCTAACACCAAGACGACGATGTCATACACTAGTGCAATTATGACCGCTGGTAGAGCAGGGACAAAGATCGTTACAACCAGTACGACGCAGACGTTCGCAGCGAAGCTGTCTGAGATCACTGCCTCGACTCACAGTTCCACAACCGTCATCCAGTCCACTCACAGCGCATCGATGAACAAGCAGCCGAAACCGGTGGCGCAAGCCGCGACCGTGACCGTAATGTCGGCCACACCCGCGGCGACCGCTCACATGACCAaccagcaacagcaacagcagcagtcCGTAGTTACTATATCACCGAAACACTGCCGACCACTGCCCAATTTGTCTGCCCAGCCAACAATGGCGTCCCATTATTCTGGAAAGTCGACTTATCCGCTTGGGACGAGCACGATTTCGTCATCCTCGTCCACAAGTACCGTAGCGGTAACCAACTGTTCCGAAAGTTCAGCTGTTTCGACATCGGCAATGTCCGTTCGTGTGACACCGTCACCACCCGTTGTAGTGTCTCAGCACACATTACTACCGCCGTCccagcaacagcaacaacagcaatCCGTGCAACAACAGCAATCACAACAAGTTCGCAGTGCAACGCCGGTCGTGATTCAAGAGCatcaacagcagcagcaacagcaacagcagcagcagcagcagcagcagcagcaacaacaacagcagcagcagcagcaggcgcagcaacaacagcaacaacaacaacagtCGCAGCAACCAGCAACCACTCTAGAGTATTCCTTGTTTAACGATACTTTTACCAAAGTCACGCAACAATCGGTGTGGGGTGCAAGAGACACCGAGACGCAAAAGGGTATGAATTTTGCTACTGTTGCTGGCGGTGGTGTATCGTCAAACTCTGGTTCGGGCTCGTCTACGGCTAAATTTGACAGCTCTCCACCGCAG GTGGATGCGTCTAAAGCTCCGGGATACCGGGGAACAACAATGTGTTCTCCAGTTTCCAGCAAGCCAGGTGCCACGAGCAATGCGTCGACCAATGTAATCGGCAGCGTGGTGTCGTGCTCCGTGCACAATAACCCTATGCAACCGGCGCAGTACCAATCTTCCACAAGTTACAATGAACATCCGCTACCAAACAAACCTCCCGGAAGTCTAGCGGTGGCTAGACCGGTGATACCCCAGCAGAACATCGACATGGGAACGGGAATGGCAGCGCAGTACAACCGACCGGCGGTCTTTCAGGGCGACCTGACGTCGCGGAACGCGACCCCTCACCAGCAGGCGCCGCACGTGATATCTTCCACGTCGCAACCGGCGCTAGACGTTGGGCTATTCAAAGCGAACAGCGGCGGCGGTTATGAACATCCGAACGTAAACTCTAGCTTGCTGAAGATGGTGCCGAACGAGAATCAGGGCGGTAATACCGCTCATCCCCTGTTACCGTACCATCCACACATGCAGAGTTTCGCTCAGACGGCGCCGTCCGCCTCTGTGACCACCGTTAGCATGTCGAGATTGAATCCTCGTGCTCCCGACTTCTCCAGTTCGTTGCATTTGAGCAATAAGCCGCAGGTGACAATGTTCAATCCCGCCGCAGCAGCGGCCGCTGCGGCTGGATCCGCCGGCCTGCATCCGGCGAACATGTTCGCCGCCACCGTGCAGGCGCCGCCGCCATCCGCGATACAATCCAATAATCTGGCGATGCTGGGTAATTTCCCGCTGGGAAAGTATCAGCCACCGACGCGAGCGGCCCCGGCGGCGGCCAACGCCGGCATCTCGACGGCGGGACAGACTGCGCGCTGGCCGTTCGCCGCACCGGCACCGCACAGCAATTACCCTCCTCATCAAGACCAGATGATGAGTCAGATTAGTTTCTCCAATCACTTGGCGAACATCGGCGGACAGCCTGGCGGCATCGATCTTATCACGAGTCTAGAGAACGGTGGTTCACCGGCGATATCACCCTCGTCACCGGCCCAAGTGGCTCAAGAGATGAATCAGTTGAAGATGGAAGATCGCAAAGTGCCACGACCGATTGGCACCGAGCGTGCAACTTGGAAGAATTACTCAGCCGCGGGCATGGGCCCTGGCGGTGATGCCGATAACATTGGCGTCGGCGGCAGTTGGATGATCAATAATGAGAAGATGGGTTGGTCGAATTGCAGTCTGACGCCTGGTATCGACAGGCATCAAATGTTCCGGTCGAATCCTACCTACAATCAACGTATGTCCAACGTCGATCCGGAAATTCATCAGATCATGGAATCTACGTTCCAG GGTCACGTGGATACTCAACAGCCGTTCCCGGCTAACGGAAACGCCGCGACTTTGTCGCTTATACCGGGGTTGGCGTTATTGCCGGGGCAGTATGGAACACCTGGCCTTGCGGAAATTCCCCCGAATGAGCCGAATAAGATTGATCCACCCGCGTGGACGATGTCGGATCCCGTTCAAGACAAGCACAACCCG GCATGGAATAAATGGACTCACTAG